A single window of Jiangella alkaliphila DNA harbors:
- a CDS encoding anthrone oxygenase family protein codes for MPDSVFFGLTLASAVSAGLMAGVYFAWSSMVMPGLRRLQPGEAIRAMQSIDVALMNAWFLTAFVGSAVLSGISVVYSFARWGEEEAIYLLIAGLLLIFGSVVITGGYHIPRNKALHLVDPDGPEAKERWERYDAEWTSWNHIRAVASLASAILFAAGLAAVE; via the coding sequence ATGCCCGACAGCGTCTTCTTCGGCCTGACGCTCGCCTCGGCCGTCTCCGCCGGACTGATGGCCGGCGTCTACTTCGCCTGGTCGAGCATGGTGATGCCCGGCCTGCGCCGCCTGCAGCCGGGCGAGGCCATCCGGGCGATGCAGAGCATCGACGTCGCGCTCATGAACGCGTGGTTCCTCACCGCGTTCGTCGGGTCGGCGGTGCTGTCGGGGATCTCAGTGGTCTACTCGTTCGCGCGATGGGGCGAGGAGGAGGCGATCTACCTGCTGATCGCCGGCCTGCTGCTGATCTTCGGCTCAGTCGTGATCACCGGCGGCTATCACATCCCGCGCAACAAGGCGCTGCATCTCGTCGACCCGGACGGGCCGGAGGCGAAGGAGCGCTGGGAGCGCTACGACGCCGAGTGGACGTCGTGGAACCACATCCGCGCGGTCGCCAGCCTCGCCTCCGCAATCCTGTTCGCCGCCGGCCTGGCCGCCGTCGAGTAG
- a CDS encoding HNH endonuclease signature motif containing protein — translation MFEEALLSAPLPGVGPVAVEPDGVVDAEVRALLDGLAAEYAAMPAAGVLPFGADEVAVGAQLAALLAGFDPSVADGYDLVEASAGWERLAAWVEANKARVAAALASRAEMRPDTSGYRSVNPVTNTAVAIAGRCHLTTRQAEYQVGHSLQLVEDFPDTHALLSAGLIDLRRARVITDELGGQDPAVRERVEAAVLPRAPQLDSVALRKLIRQLLQELAPVETAERHRRARDGRYVAVTPASDGMAFLEALIPAEDATAWDTVLNVAAADAKRADAAAGVPARTRDQRRADALAELGWAALGACADGATGYASTAGTGHASAAPGDAATPEPAGRAARTVADRTSTPEPAVGARSAVVGGSGAARTGSPEPHVGARSAVSGSGRASAAPADAAPEPAVRAARPGADRTAWPEPAVGARSAPAAVGGGADRTVTAGPAGYARPAEDAASGGPPGDHVSLPSAVGSRPRRRPVSVHVTIPFATLAGLTDQPGELDGYGPIPAHVARALAAEGVWTWLAHDPGTGQLLDLGRTRYRPTKALAEFIVARDRTCRTPGCHRSAKAADIDHLVPFADGGTTDPANCHALCETHHLLKHHGGWSVQRDRDGTTRWRSPTGHRYEKPPERLGLPPVRLDPSTARQPRPPG, via the coding sequence ATGTTCGAAGAAGCGCTGCTGTCTGCTCCGTTGCCGGGTGTTGGTCCGGTGGCGGTGGAGCCTGATGGTGTGGTCGACGCGGAGGTGCGGGCGCTGTTGGACGGGCTGGCCGCGGAGTATGCCGCGATGCCGGCGGCTGGGGTGTTGCCGTTCGGGGCGGACGAGGTCGCGGTGGGTGCGCAGTTGGCGGCGCTGCTGGCTGGGTTCGATCCGTCGGTGGCTGATGGCTACGACTTGGTGGAGGCGTCGGCCGGGTGGGAGCGGTTGGCGGCGTGGGTGGAGGCGAACAAGGCGCGGGTCGCGGCCGCGCTCGCCTCCCGGGCCGAGATGCGCCCGGACACGTCGGGGTACCGGTCGGTGAACCCGGTCACCAACACCGCGGTCGCGATCGCCGGACGCTGCCACCTCACCACCCGGCAGGCGGAGTACCAGGTGGGTCACTCCCTGCAGTTGGTGGAGGACTTCCCCGACACCCACGCCTTGCTCTCGGCCGGTCTGATCGATCTGCGCCGTGCTCGCGTGATCACTGACGAGCTCGGTGGACAGGACCCGGCCGTCCGCGAGCGGGTGGAGGCCGCGGTGTTGCCACGGGCGCCGCAGTTGGATTCGGTCGCGTTGCGGAAGCTGATCCGGCAGTTGCTGCAGGAACTGGCGCCGGTGGAGACGGCCGAGCGGCATCGGCGTGCGCGTGATGGCCGGTATGTGGCGGTGACGCCCGCGTCGGATGGGATGGCGTTCCTGGAGGCGCTGATCCCGGCCGAGGACGCGACCGCCTGGGACACGGTCCTGAACGTGGCCGCTGCGGATGCGAAGCGGGCGGACGCGGCGGCCGGTGTGCCGGCGCGGACGCGGGATCAGCGTCGCGCCGACGCGTTGGCCGAGCTGGGCTGGGCCGCGCTGGGTGCGTGCGCCGACGGCGCCACCGGGTACGCGTCCACCGCCGGCACCGGGCACGCGTCCGCCGCCCCAGGCGACGCCGCCACGCCTGAGCCGGCCGGGCGCGCTGCCCGCACCGTCGCTGACCGCACCAGCACGCCTGAGCCCGCCGTCGGGGCCCGCTCCGCCGTCGTCGGCGGCAGCGGCGCCGCCCGCACCGGCTCGCCAGAGCCCCACGTCGGGGCGCGCTCCGCCGTCAGCGGCAGTGGGCGTGCGTCCGCCGCCCCGGCCGACGCCGCGCCTGAGCCTGCGGTGCGCGCGGCCCGCCCCGGAGCTGATCGCACCGCTTGGCCTGAGCCCGCTGTCGGGGCCCGCTCCGCCCCCGCCGCCGTCGGCGGCGGCGCTGACCGCACCGTCACGGCCGGGCCGGCCGGGTACGCCCGCCCCGCCGAGGACGCGGCCAGTGGCGGCCCGCCCGGCGACCACGTATCTCTTCCGTCTGCTGTGGGGTCGAGGCCGCGGCGGCGGCCGGTCAGTGTGCACGTCACCATCCCGTTCGCGACGCTGGCCGGGCTGACCGACCAGCCGGGGGAGTTGGACGGTTACGGACCGATCCCCGCCCACGTTGCCCGGGCGCTGGCGGCTGAGGGCGTGTGGACCTGGCTGGCCCATGATCCCGGCACCGGACAGCTGCTCGACCTCGGGCGCACGAGATATCGGCCGACCAAGGCGCTGGCCGAGTTCATCGTCGCCCGCGACCGGACCTGCCGCACACCGGGCTGCCACCGATCCGCCAAGGCCGCCGATATCGACCACCTGGTGCCGTTCGCGGACGGCGGCACCACCGACCCGGCCAACTGCCACGCACTGTGCGAGACGCACCATCTGCTCAAACACCACGGCGGCTGGTCAGTCCAACGAGATCGCGACGGCACCACCCGATGGCGAAGTCCCACCGGACACCGATACGAGAAGCCGCCCGAACGCCTCGGCCTGCCACCTGTACGCCTCGACCCCAGCACGGCGCGACAACCCCGGCCGCCCGGCTAG
- a CDS encoding FAD binding domain-containing protein, with translation MIPAAFDYTRAASVEDAVTALAGAGDDGKVLAGGQSLLPLLRLRLAAPALLVDLGGLAELRGVRDDGDALLIGAMTTHDEVMKHPLVREHAPLIAQAAETVGDRQIRHLGTFGGSLAHADPAGDLPGVALALDAVMSVAGPSGVRDIAAADFFVDYFTTALGPGDVLVSVRVPKLTGWTTHYEKFHQLAQSWSVIGVAAAVRRSNGSIAEARVALTNMGITPVRARGVEEALTGVPATASSVEAAAGRALEGASPLTDGTASAEYRTHLAPVLTRRAVMAASGL, from the coding sequence ATGATCCCCGCGGCGTTCGACTACACCCGGGCGGCCTCGGTCGAGGACGCCGTCACCGCGCTGGCCGGCGCCGGCGACGACGGCAAGGTGCTGGCCGGCGGCCAGAGCCTGCTGCCGTTGCTGCGGCTGCGGCTGGCCGCGCCGGCCCTGCTGGTCGACCTCGGTGGCCTGGCCGAGCTGCGCGGCGTCCGCGACGACGGCGACGCGCTGCTGATCGGCGCCATGACCACGCACGACGAGGTCATGAAGCACCCGCTGGTGCGCGAGCACGCGCCGCTGATCGCGCAGGCCGCCGAGACCGTCGGCGACCGGCAGATCCGGCACCTGGGCACGTTCGGCGGGTCGCTTGCGCACGCCGACCCGGCCGGCGACCTGCCCGGCGTCGCGTTGGCGCTGGACGCGGTGATGTCGGTGGCCGGCCCGTCGGGTGTCCGCGACATCGCTGCGGCGGACTTCTTCGTCGACTACTTCACGACGGCGCTCGGCCCCGGCGACGTGCTGGTGTCGGTGCGGGTGCCGAAGCTGACCGGCTGGACCACCCACTACGAGAAGTTCCACCAGCTGGCGCAGTCGTGGTCGGTCATCGGCGTGGCGGCCGCGGTGCGCCGGTCCAACGGCAGCATCGCCGAGGCGCGCGTCGCCCTCACCAACATGGGCATCACCCCCGTCCGCGCCCGCGGCGTCGAGGAGGCACTGACCGGCGTCCCGGCGACCGCCTCGTCCGTCGAAGCCGCAGCCGGGCGCGCTCTCGAAGGGGCCTCGCCGCTCACCGACGGCACCGCGTCGGCGGAGTACCGCACCCACCTGGCGCCGGTCCTCACCCGGCGCGCCGTCATGGCGGCGAGCGGCCTCTAG
- a CDS encoding xanthine dehydrogenase family protein molybdopterin-binding subunit encodes MTVTEQRPTGEVGRDRRRKEDARLITGRTSWTDNLSLPGMLHLAILRSPMAHARITGIDVTAARGAPGVVDVFTGQDVADLQGSMPCVWPVTEDTVLPAYPPLALDEVRHAGEPVAVVAARDRASALDALELIEVDYEPLPVVLDMEAALADGASLVHEANGTNKCYTWILDSAAAGTGGDVAQAEAEAEVVVKRRFVQQRLIPAFMEPRSTVVDPTGDQITVWSSTQVPHILRILLSLGTGTPEHKIRVIAPDVGGGFGGKLEVTPEEFIAFAAARRLNKPVKFTESRSEAMLSAHHGRDQLQDITVTARRDGTVTGMSARLTANMGAYLGIITPGIPILGAFMYGGIYKFPAYRFECTGVFTNTTKTDAYRGAGRPEATFALERIMDELAVELDMDPLELRRRNWIDSSEFPFTTSAGLTYDSGDYAAATDRATELFDYDGLRQEQAARRASGDSVQLGLGVSTYTEMCGLAPSRVLGQLRYAAGGWESASVRVLPTGKVEVVTGTSPHGQGHETAWSQIVADQLGVAFEDVEVLHGDTRTSHKGLDTYGSRSLAVGGIALVNACQRVVEKAMPVAAHLLEADPADLEFAGGAFRVKGAPGAATKSLADCAFAVFQSHDLPDGVESTLDADATFDPENFSYPHGTHLCAVEVDTETGMVRIRSYVAVDDIGRVINPMIVDGQVHGGVAQGIAQALFEEARYDEDGNLTTGTFVEYTIPSAADLPDLVTDRTETPAPGHPLGAKGVGEAGTIASTPAVVNAVVDALRPLGVTDVRMPCTPERVWSTIAAARAASAGSNGGEPR; translated from the coding sequence GTGACGGTCACCGAGCAACGCCCCACCGGCGAGGTCGGCCGCGACCGCCGCCGCAAGGAGGACGCCCGGCTGATCACCGGCCGAACCTCCTGGACCGACAACCTGTCCCTGCCCGGCATGCTGCACCTCGCCATCCTGCGCAGCCCCATGGCGCACGCGCGCATCACCGGCATCGACGTCACGGCGGCCCGTGGCGCGCCCGGCGTCGTCGACGTGTTCACCGGCCAGGACGTCGCCGACCTGCAGGGCAGCATGCCGTGCGTCTGGCCGGTCACCGAGGACACCGTGCTGCCCGCCTATCCCCCGCTGGCGCTGGACGAGGTCCGGCACGCGGGCGAGCCGGTCGCCGTCGTCGCCGCCCGCGACCGCGCGAGCGCCCTCGACGCGCTGGAGCTGATCGAGGTCGACTACGAGCCGCTGCCGGTCGTGCTGGACATGGAGGCCGCGCTGGCCGACGGCGCGTCCCTGGTGCACGAGGCCAACGGCACGAACAAGTGCTACACGTGGATCCTCGACTCGGCGGCAGCCGGCACCGGCGGCGACGTCGCGCAGGCGGAGGCCGAGGCGGAGGTCGTCGTCAAACGTCGGTTCGTCCAGCAGCGGCTGATCCCGGCGTTCATGGAGCCGCGCAGCACCGTCGTCGACCCCACCGGCGACCAGATCACCGTGTGGTCGTCCACCCAGGTGCCGCACATCCTGCGGATCCTGCTGTCGCTGGGCACCGGCACGCCGGAGCACAAGATCCGGGTCATCGCGCCCGACGTCGGCGGCGGCTTCGGCGGCAAGCTGGAGGTCACGCCGGAGGAGTTCATCGCGTTCGCGGCGGCCCGGCGGCTGAACAAGCCGGTGAAGTTCACCGAGTCGCGCTCCGAGGCGATGCTCTCGGCGCACCACGGCCGCGACCAGCTCCAGGACATCACCGTCACGGCTCGCCGCGACGGCACCGTCACCGGCATGTCCGCCCGGCTGACCGCCAACATGGGCGCCTACCTCGGCATCATCACGCCGGGCATCCCGATCCTGGGCGCGTTCATGTACGGCGGCATCTACAAGTTCCCGGCCTACCGATTCGAGTGCACCGGCGTCTTCACCAACACCACCAAGACCGACGCCTACCGCGGCGCCGGCCGGCCCGAGGCGACGTTCGCGCTCGAGCGGATCATGGACGAGCTCGCGGTCGAACTGGACATGGACCCGCTGGAGCTGCGGCGGCGCAACTGGATCGACAGCTCCGAGTTCCCGTTCACGACGTCGGCCGGGCTGACCTACGACTCCGGCGACTACGCGGCGGCCACCGACCGGGCGACGGAGCTGTTCGACTACGACGGGCTGCGACAGGAGCAGGCGGCGCGGCGGGCGTCCGGCGACTCCGTCCAGCTGGGTCTCGGCGTGTCGACGTACACGGAGATGTGCGGGCTGGCGCCGTCGCGGGTGCTGGGGCAGCTGCGGTACGCGGCGGGCGGGTGGGAGTCGGCGTCCGTGCGGGTGCTGCCCACCGGCAAGGTCGAGGTCGTCACCGGCACGTCGCCGCACGGCCAGGGCCACGAGACCGCGTGGAGCCAGATCGTCGCCGACCAGCTCGGCGTCGCCTTCGAGGACGTCGAGGTGCTGCACGGCGACACCCGTACGTCGCACAAGGGCCTGGACACCTACGGCTCCCGTTCCCTGGCGGTCGGCGGCATCGCGCTGGTCAACGCTTGCCAGCGCGTCGTCGAGAAGGCGATGCCGGTGGCGGCGCACCTGCTCGAGGCCGACCCCGCCGACCTCGAGTTCGCCGGCGGCGCGTTCCGGGTGAAGGGCGCGCCCGGCGCGGCGACGAAGTCGCTGGCCGACTGCGCGTTCGCGGTGTTCCAGTCGCACGACCTGCCCGACGGCGTCGAGTCCACGCTGGACGCCGACGCGACGTTCGACCCGGAGAACTTCTCCTACCCGCACGGCACGCACCTGTGCGCCGTCGAGGTCGACACCGAGACCGGCATGGTGCGCATCCGTTCCTATGTCGCGGTCGACGACATCGGGCGGGTGATCAACCCGATGATCGTCGACGGCCAGGTGCACGGCGGCGTCGCGCAGGGCATCGCGCAGGCGCTGTTCGAGGAGGCCCGCTACGACGAGGACGGCAACCTCACGACCGGGACCTTCGTCGAGTACACCATCCCGAGCGCGGCCGACCTGCCCGACCTCGTCACCGACCGCACCGAGACCCCGGCGCCTGGCCACCCGCTCGGCGCCAAGGGCGTCGGCGAGGCCGGCACCATCGCCTCGACGCCGGCGGTGGTGAACGCCGTGGTCGACGCGCTCCGACCACTGGGCGTGACGGACGTGCGGATGCCGTGCACGCCGGAACGGGTGTGGTCGACGATCGCGGCGGCGCGCGCCGCTTCTGCTGGTTCGAATGGAGGTGAGCCCCGATGA
- a CDS encoding (2Fe-2S)-binding protein, whose amino-acid sequence MTSISLIVDGVRYDDDVEPRTLLVQHLRDNLGKIGTVVGCDTSNCGACTVLLSGKSVKACSVLAVQADGADVTTVEGLAGADGELHPVQAAFHEKHGLQCGFCTPGMIMSAVDLLTENPDPTDTEIREGLEGNLCRCTGYQNIVLAVRSAAESMRPQPVEAQPVEVTT is encoded by the coding sequence ATGACCAGCATCAGCCTGATCGTCGACGGCGTCCGGTACGACGACGACGTCGAGCCACGCACTCTGCTCGTCCAGCACCTGCGCGACAACCTCGGCAAGATCGGCACGGTCGTCGGCTGCGACACCAGCAACTGCGGCGCCTGCACCGTCCTGCTGTCCGGCAAGAGCGTCAAGGCTTGCTCCGTCCTGGCCGTGCAGGCCGACGGCGCCGACGTCACCACCGTCGAGGGCCTGGCCGGCGCCGACGGCGAGCTGCACCCCGTCCAAGCGGCCTTCCACGAGAAGCACGGCCTGCAGTGCGGCTTCTGCACGCCCGGCATGATCATGTCCGCCGTCGACCTGCTCACCGAGAACCCCGACCCGACCGACACCGAGATCCGCGAGGGCCTCGAGGGCAACCTGTGCCGGTGCACCGGCTACCAGAACATCGTCCTGGCGGTCCGCTCGGCGGCGGAGTCGATGCGGCCGCAGCCGGTCGAAGCGCAGCCGGTGGAGGTGACGACGTGA
- a CDS encoding DUF2203 domain-containing protein yields the protein MSDVYTAAEARAVLEELRPVLAGLIEVRADLAELGAAVQGGTPTALGGLPELKAAQARLDELLSAVVAAGPEVKGIAPLLLDFPSVLDGEPVLLCWLEGDAGLDWYHRADLGFAGRRPLPPPP from the coding sequence GTGAGCGACGTCTACACCGCCGCCGAGGCGCGGGCTGTGCTGGAAGAACTGCGCCCGGTCCTGGCCGGCCTGATCGAGGTCCGCGCCGACCTCGCCGAGCTGGGCGCCGCCGTCCAGGGCGGCACCCCGACCGCGCTGGGCGGGCTGCCGGAGCTGAAGGCCGCCCAGGCCCGGCTGGACGAGCTGCTGTCGGCCGTCGTGGCCGCCGGCCCGGAGGTGAAGGGCATCGCGCCGCTGCTGCTGGACTTCCCGTCGGTGCTCGACGGCGAGCCGGTGCTGCTGTGCTGGCTGGAGGGCGACGCCGGCCTGGACTGGTATCACCGGGCCGACCTCGGCTTCGCCGGGCGCCGGCCGCTCCCGCCGCCGCCCTGA
- a CDS encoding M14 family metallopeptidase — translation MPPRRIAPRRLLAAASAAALAVSLLVTSGADADDGGELEAYTADVTAQQAAEISADGLDVTAAEPTATGVSMDLVLTDDEVRALRGRGVDVQVKRNADGLSASEAAARQAAAGYNVWRSWDEDGGLSDELYDLARRNPQIAKLVVIGETYNGREILAIKLTQGARGIADGTRPAVLYSSLQHAREWISGEVNRRLMHHLVDRWRSNDREVRSMLRRNEYWFVLVSNPDGYQHTFDAERLWRKNLRDNDGDGAVSVLDGVDPNRNYPEHFRYDEEGSSSLISSDTYRGPAAGSEPETQAMMALHDRVGFAFQVNWHSTGEWLIYPEGWQIGTPSADDPIYYALSGNWDQPAIPGWEPGLSSDVLYVTNGETTDFAHAQQGTLAWTPELGEGIPGSGFVFPDDEELIQAEFEKVLPFALDVAKSAADPDDPVSHLGLTTKPFYLQSEDTYKTGLPQANFTFDYSYGDPQEVRVLAKRDLGEVTLKYRVNGGAVISAPTEEWKGGDRYGGSTAVYYRVMSGIVTGTDPGDSVEVWFEGGGETSDSFTYAAVEESANDVLVLAAEDYTGASPVQPPGGPHHLAAYEEALTANGVGYDVYDVDARGRIAPDALGVLSHYDAVVWYTGDDVVTREPGWAATNASRLAMDELLEVRDFLNEGGRVLYTGKYAGSQYTQNLGLQAYDPTAANAQCTADPVVRARCKVLAGSGDLTNDVLQYWLGAYLVVDNAGTTEDGLLDVLGSEEGPFDGLAWGFDPAGNQDHSNSQVVTSGVLDPDAYPQFDSWVAARWDREGGPFEPHTGDFYAYSQIGDVSFKRLTNTISVPAGGATLSFWTSYDTETVWDHLFVEARPAGTDDWTTLPDANGHTTQDLPANGSCPAGWNTLHPRLDHYQTIVDDETCLPTGTTGEWNAASGNSGGWQEWEVDLSAYAGGDVEVSISYASDWAVQGLGVFVDDIAVSTGDGNTSFETDLGGWAVPGPPEGSAPNANDYVRTTAGGFPEAAVTATPGSLYAGFGLEGIESAAERAAVMGAALDHLLR, via the coding sequence ATGCCTCCACGCCGTATCGCGCCACGCCGTCTGCTCGCCGCCGCCTCCGCCGCCGCGCTGGCCGTCTCGCTGCTGGTCACCAGCGGTGCGGACGCCGACGACGGCGGTGAGCTGGAGGCGTACACCGCCGACGTCACCGCCCAGCAGGCGGCCGAGATCAGCGCCGACGGCCTCGACGTCACCGCGGCGGAGCCGACCGCGACCGGCGTCAGCATGGACCTGGTGCTCACCGACGACGAGGTGCGGGCGCTGCGCGGCCGCGGCGTCGACGTCCAGGTGAAGCGCAACGCCGACGGGCTCAGCGCGAGCGAGGCCGCCGCCCGGCAGGCCGCCGCCGGCTACAACGTCTGGCGGTCCTGGGACGAGGACGGCGGGCTGAGCGACGAGCTGTACGACCTGGCCCGGCGCAACCCGCAGATCGCCAAACTGGTCGTCATCGGCGAGACGTACAACGGCCGCGAGATCCTGGCGATCAAGCTGACCCAGGGCGCGCGCGGCATCGCCGACGGCACCCGCCCCGCCGTGCTCTACAGCTCGCTGCAGCACGCCCGCGAGTGGATCTCCGGCGAGGTCAACCGGCGGCTGATGCACCACCTGGTCGACCGCTGGCGGTCCAACGACCGCGAGGTCCGCAGCATGCTGCGCCGCAACGAGTACTGGTTCGTGCTCGTCTCGAACCCGGACGGCTACCAGCACACGTTCGACGCCGAGCGGCTGTGGCGGAAGAACCTGCGCGACAACGACGGCGACGGCGCCGTCTCCGTGCTCGACGGCGTCGACCCGAACCGCAACTACCCCGAGCACTTCCGCTACGACGAGGAGGGCTCGTCGTCACTGATCTCCAGCGACACCTACCGCGGGCCGGCGGCCGGCTCCGAGCCGGAGACGCAGGCCATGATGGCGCTGCACGACCGGGTCGGCTTCGCCTTCCAGGTGAACTGGCACTCCACCGGCGAGTGGCTCATCTACCCGGAGGGCTGGCAGATCGGCACGCCCAGCGCGGACGACCCGATCTACTACGCGCTGTCCGGCAACTGGGACCAGCCGGCGATTCCCGGCTGGGAGCCCGGGCTGTCGTCGGACGTGCTCTACGTGACCAACGGCGAGACCACCGACTTCGCGCACGCGCAGCAAGGCACGCTGGCCTGGACGCCGGAGCTGGGCGAGGGGATCCCCGGCAGCGGGTTCGTCTTCCCCGACGACGAGGAGCTGATCCAGGCCGAGTTCGAGAAGGTGCTGCCGTTCGCCCTCGACGTCGCGAAGTCCGCGGCCGACCCGGACGACCCGGTGTCGCACCTCGGCCTGACCACCAAGCCGTTCTACCTGCAGAGCGAGGACACCTACAAGACCGGGCTGCCGCAGGCGAACTTCACCTTCGACTACTCCTACGGCGACCCGCAGGAGGTGCGGGTGCTGGCCAAGCGCGACCTCGGCGAGGTGACGCTGAAGTACCGCGTCAACGGCGGCGCCGTGATCAGCGCGCCCACCGAGGAGTGGAAGGGCGGCGACCGCTACGGCGGCAGCACCGCCGTCTACTACCGGGTCATGAGCGGCATCGTCACCGGGACCGACCCGGGCGACTCCGTCGAGGTGTGGTTCGAGGGCGGCGGCGAGACCAGCGACTCGTTCACCTACGCCGCGGTCGAGGAGTCGGCGAACGACGTGCTGGTCCTGGCCGCCGAGGACTACACCGGCGCGTCGCCGGTGCAGCCGCCCGGAGGGCCGCACCACCTGGCCGCCTACGAGGAGGCGCTGACGGCGAACGGCGTCGGCTACGACGTGTACGACGTCGACGCCCGCGGCCGGATCGCGCCAGACGCCCTGGGTGTGCTGTCGCACTACGACGCCGTCGTCTGGTACACCGGCGACGACGTCGTCACGCGCGAGCCGGGCTGGGCGGCAACCAACGCGTCGCGGCTGGCGATGGACGAGCTGCTGGAGGTCCGCGACTTCCTCAACGAGGGCGGCCGGGTGCTCTACACCGGCAAGTACGCCGGTAGTCAGTACACCCAGAACCTCGGGCTGCAGGCGTACGACCCGACGGCGGCGAACGCCCAGTGCACCGCCGACCCGGTGGTCCGCGCGCGGTGCAAGGTGCTGGCCGGCTCCGGCGACCTCACCAACGACGTGCTGCAGTACTGGCTCGGCGCCTACCTGGTGGTCGACAACGCCGGCACGACCGAGGACGGCCTGCTCGACGTCCTCGGCTCCGAGGAGGGCCCGTTCGACGGCCTGGCCTGGGGTTTCGACCCGGCCGGGAACCAGGACCACAGCAACTCGCAGGTCGTCACCAGCGGCGTCCTCGACCCCGACGCCTACCCGCAGTTCGACAGCTGGGTCGCGGCCCGCTGGGACCGCGAGGGCGGACCGTTCGAGCCGCACACCGGTGACTTCTACGCCTACTCGCAGATCGGCGACGTCTCGTTCAAGCGGCTGACGAACACGATCAGCGTCCCGGCCGGCGGCGCCACGCTGTCGTTCTGGACGTCGTACGACACCGAGACCGTCTGGGACCACCTGTTCGTCGAGGCGCGCCCGGCCGGCACCGACGACTGGACCACGCTGCCGGACGCGAACGGGCACACGACGCAGGACCTTCCCGCCAACGGCAGCTGCCCGGCCGGCTGGAACACGCTGCACCCGAGGCTGGACCACTACCAGACCATCGTCGACGACGAGACCTGCCTGCCCACCGGCACGACCGGCGAGTGGAACGCCGCGTCCGGCAACTCCGGCGGCTGGCAGGAGTGGGAGGTCGACCTGTCCGCGTACGCCGGCGGCGACGTCGAGGTGTCGATCAGCTACGCCAGCGACTGGGCGGTCCAGGGCCTGGGCGTGTTCGTCGACGACATCGCCGTCAGCACCGGCGACGGGAACACGTCGTTCGAGACCGATCTCGGCGGCTGGGCGGTGCCCGGCCCGCCCGAGGGCAGCGCGCCGAACGCCAACGACTACGTCCGCACGACGGCCGGCGGCTTCCCGGAGGCGGCGGTGACGGCGACGCCCGGCTCGCTCTACGCCGGGTTCGGATTGGAGGGCATCGAGAGCGCGGCCGAGCGCGCCGCCGTCATGGGCGCCGCGCTCGACCACCTGCTCCGATGA